Proteins from one Mustela erminea isolate mMusErm1 chromosome 20, mMusErm1.Pri, whole genome shotgun sequence genomic window:
- the STYXL1 gene encoding serine/threonine/tyrosine-interacting-like protein 1 isoform X5 codes for MPQELDAFQPYPAEIIPGKLYLGNFRQACDPKIQKDLKIKAHVNVSMETGPFFVDDSDKLLHIKIEDSPEANISPFLRHLCHFLEIHLQLGSVILVFSTLGINRGCVAVLAFLMHWNEQTLKKSWAHVKKCKNNVHPSQGLVAQLSEWEKVILGDSVTDILDPLY; via the exons ATGCCACAG gaACTGGATGCCTTTCAGCCCTACCCTGCTGAAATAATTCCAGGCAAGCTCTACCTGGGCAATTTCAGGCAAGCCTGCGACCCGAAAATTCAGAAGGATTTGAAAATCAAAGCACATGTCAATGTCTCCATGGAGACGGGGCCATT TTTCGTGGACGACAGTGACAAACTTCTGCACATCAAGATAGAAGATTCCCCAGAAGCcaacatttccccctttttacGGCACCTCTGCCACTTCCTTG aAATTCACCTCCAGCTTGGCTCGGTCATCCTGGTCTTTTCCACCCTGGGCATCAACCGTGGCTGCGTGGCCGTCTTGGCCTTCCTCATGCACTGGAACGAGCAGACCTTGAAG AAGTCCTGGGCTCATGTCAAGAAGTGCAAAAACAACGTGCATCCCAGCCAGGGCTTGGTGGCTCAGCTGTCCGAGTGGGAGAAGGTCATCCTCGGAGACTCCGTCACAGACATCTTGGATCCGCTCTACTGA
- the STYXL1 gene encoding serine/threonine/tyrosine-interacting-like protein 1 isoform X3 produces the protein MAYRNPNFSYHNFGPGIPVSPHEVVSCPSYLPTSELARIHFLMTHRLSELDAFQPYPAEIIPGKLYLGNFRQACDPKIQKDLKIKAHVNVSMETGPFFVDDSDKLLHIKIEDSPEANISPFLRHLCHFLEIHLQLGSVILVFSTLGINRGCVAVLAFLMHWNEQTLKKSWAHVKKCKNNVHPSQGLVAQLSEWEKVILGDSVTDILDPLY, from the exons ATGGCCTACAG aaaccCCAATTTTTCATATCATAACTTTGGACCTGGGATTCCAGTGAGCCCCCATGAGGTGGTGTCCTGTCCTTCCTACCTGCCCACGTCAGAACTCGCCAGAATTCATTTCCTAATGACACATAGGCTCTCT gaACTGGATGCCTTTCAGCCCTACCCTGCTGAAATAATTCCAGGCAAGCTCTACCTGGGCAATTTCAGGCAAGCCTGCGACCCGAAAATTCAGAAGGATTTGAAAATCAAAGCACATGTCAATGTCTCCATGGAGACGGGGCCATT TTTCGTGGACGACAGTGACAAACTTCTGCACATCAAGATAGAAGATTCCCCAGAAGCcaacatttccccctttttacGGCACCTCTGCCACTTCCTTG aAATTCACCTCCAGCTTGGCTCGGTCATCCTGGTCTTTTCCACCCTGGGCATCAACCGTGGCTGCGTGGCCGTCTTGGCCTTCCTCATGCACTGGAACGAGCAGACCTTGAAG AAGTCCTGGGCTCATGTCAAGAAGTGCAAAAACAACGTGCATCCCAGCCAGGGCTTGGTGGCTCAGCTGTCCGAGTGGGAGAAGGTCATCCTCGGAGACTCCGTCACAGACATCTTGGATCCGCTCTACTGA
- the STYXL1 gene encoding serine/threonine/tyrosine-interacting-like protein 1 isoform X4: MTHRLSELDAFQPYPAEIIPGKLYLGNFRQACDPKIQKDLKIKAHVNVSMETGPFFVDDSDKLLHIKIEDSPEANISPFLRHLCHFLEIHLQLGSVILVFSTLGINRGCVAVLAFLMHWNEQTLKKSWAHVKKCKNNVHPSQGLVAQLSEWEKVILGDSVTDILDPLY; the protein is encoded by the exons ATGACACATAGGCTCTCT gaACTGGATGCCTTTCAGCCCTACCCTGCTGAAATAATTCCAGGCAAGCTCTACCTGGGCAATTTCAGGCAAGCCTGCGACCCGAAAATTCAGAAGGATTTGAAAATCAAAGCACATGTCAATGTCTCCATGGAGACGGGGCCATT TTTCGTGGACGACAGTGACAAACTTCTGCACATCAAGATAGAAGATTCCCCAGAAGCcaacatttccccctttttacGGCACCTCTGCCACTTCCTTG aAATTCACCTCCAGCTTGGCTCGGTCATCCTGGTCTTTTCCACCCTGGGCATCAACCGTGGCTGCGTGGCCGTCTTGGCCTTCCTCATGCACTGGAACGAGCAGACCTTGAAG AAGTCCTGGGCTCATGTCAAGAAGTGCAAAAACAACGTGCATCCCAGCCAGGGCTTGGTGGCTCAGCTGTCCGAGTGGGAGAAGGTCATCCTCGGAGACTCCGTCACAGACATCTTGGATCCGCTCTACTGA